GATCAGATCATACCGCCCCTGCCGCAAGGCATTCCAGCCGTCCATCCCGTCGACGGCCGTGTCCACCTCGTACCCGTGGTTGGCCAGCAACTGCCGCTCCAGTTCGCGGACCGTGATGGAATCGTCCACCACCAGGACGCGTTTCGAGGCCGGGGGCCTCGTCGCCGACGGGGAGGGGCCGGCGTCCGACGCCCCCAGCCGGAACCGATGGCCGTGCAACCTCGCGTCGATCGAACGGACGAGATCCTCGACGTCCAGGATCAGGACCGGCCAGCCGTCGTCCAGCACCGACGCCCCAGCCACGTCGGGGACCTTTCCCAGCCTCGGGTCGAGCGGTCGGATGTCCAGGTCACGCTCCCCGATCAAGGCGTCCACCAGCATCCCGAACCGCTGCCCGCGGTCGGCGACCACGACGATCGGCGACCGGCCCTCCACACCCGACCACGCCGAGTCCTCGCTGAGCCCGAGCACCAGCGCGGCCGGCACCAGGCCAATCGGCTGGTCGTCGTCCACCCGGATGAACGGACGCCCCTCCAGCTCCTCCAGGTCGTCGGGCGAGACGACCACGACGCGGTCGAGCCGGTTCAGCGGGACCGCATACGGTTCTCCGCCGATCCTCACCAGCAGCGCCCGGATGACCGATCGGGTGATCGGCAGTCGGAGGTGGAACTGGGTCCCCTTGCCCAGCGTCGAAGTGGTCTGGAGCAGGCCGCCGACCGACTGCACCATGCTCTGCACGACGTCCAGCCCGACCCCCCGGCCGGAGAGCTCGGTGACTTGCCCCTTGGTCGAGAAGCCGGGAAGGAACAGGAACTCGAACAGTTCGGCGTCCGTCAAGTGGGCCGCCATGGCCGCGCCGGCGAGCCCGCGCTCGACGACCTTGGCCCGAAGCCGCTCGGGATCGAGCCCCCGGCCGTCGTCCGACACGGTGAGGTGCAGCATCCCCGCCTGGTGCCTCCCCTCCAGGCGGACGGTCCCCTCGGCCGGCTTGCCGGAGGCGATGCGGTCCTCGGGCGATTCGAGCCCGTGGTCGAGGGCGTTGCGGATCAGGTGATTCAAAGGCGCCTCCAGGCGATCGAGGATGTCGCGGTCCACCCCGGTCCGCTCACCCACGACCTCGAACCGGACCTTCTTGCCCAGTTGGCGTGCCACGTCGCGGACCATCCGGGGGAAGCCACGGACCCCGTCGGCCAGCGGCCGCATTCGGCTCTGGATCACCTCGTGGTGGAGCCGTTCGGCCAGTTGCTCGTTCCTCCGCGCATATCGTTCGAGCGACTCCATGACGCGGTCCAGGTCGGCCAGGCAGCGATCGGCGACGTTGGAAGCCTGCCCCATCGCCTCGCGACGGCCGAGGCCTGCCCCGGCACGGCCGTCTCCGGCGTCTCTCCGTTGCAGCGCCCGAAGCGCCTCGCACAGCCCGGCGTGGTGGCCCCGCACCGCCATCAACGAGTCGACCAGCGGCCGGAGTAGCCTGACCTCGACGAGCGCCTCGCCGGCCAACCCGAGTAATTGCGTGAGGCTCTCGGCCGCGACCCTGACAACGGCCTCGGGCGAGGCCGCCGGGGCCGCCTTCGCCGACGTCGGCCCGACGGGGAGCGATGCCGCGGGTACGGCCGGGGCCGATCCTGCGGGCTCATCCGGCGCCGAGGACTCGACCGGCACGGGTTCGACCGGCTCGGCGGACGGCGAAGGCCCGACCGGCCTGGGCTCCCGACCCTCGGCAAGGGCACGAAGCGCGGCCACAAGGTCATTGATTCGTGCCGCGTTCGATCGGTGCCACCCCTCGAACACCGTCTCGTCGAGTTCGCCGCACTCCGACAACACATCGACGGCCTTCAAGCACGTATCGACCGCTGCGGACTGCAACGTGATGGCCCCGCGCTGGGCGGCGACCATGACGTCCTCGAGGGCGTGGGCGACGCGCTCGGCGGCGGCCAGGCCGACGATCCGCGCCGCCCCCTTCAGCGAGTGCGCCGCTCGCATCATCGGCTCCAGGGCCGTCGTCTCAGCCCCCTCTCGGTCCAGCGCAACAAGGCCCTCGGAGAGCGTCTGCACGTAAACGTCCGCTTCCTGGCGGAACAATTCCAGGAGGGAGAGATCGGCCAGAGACACCTCGACCACCCCGGCTTCGGGAGTCCCAGGGTTGGGCTGGGGAACGCCTGCGGTCGTTTCCCCAGGCGTCTCCCCGGGAATGGTCGAGCCGGAGTGATCGGGCTTCGGCGAACGCCCCTCGGCCACGAGACGCAACACATCGGCCAGCCGGTCCGCCTGCCCCGCCTCGGCCTCGACCCACGCGGGCAGCTCCTCGTTCGAGGTGGAGGCGCAAGAGGCCAGCCAGTCCACCGCCGCGAGCCCCGCGTCGACCTCCGGCTGGCCGAGCGTGATGGCCCCGCGCTGGGCGGCGACCATGACGTCTTCGAGGGCGTGGGCGACGCGCTCGGCGGCGGCCAGGCCGACGATCCGCGCCGCCCCCTTCAGCGAGTGCGCCGCTCGCATCATCGGCTCCAGGGCCGCCGGATTCGAGCCTTCCCGCTCGATGGCCATCAGGCCCTTCGAGAGCGCATCGACGTACACGTCCGCTTCCTGGCGGAACAGGTCGAGCAATGTGACGTCGAGCCCGCCCCCGTCGCTCATCGGTCGAAGGCCTCCATCGCGTCGAGGAATCGGCCAGGGTCGAGCACTCCAACGGTCTGCTCCCGCCACCGGAAGGTCGCCTCGCAGTGACCTTCGGCACGCTCGACGGTCGACGGGAGCCCGCGGAGCCGTTCGACCGGCACCAGGTGCACGCCGGCCACCTCGTCGGCCTCGAAGGCGACCCAGCCGGTGCCCCTCGCCCCCTCCGCCACCACGACGCGACGACCCTCGCCGGGCTCCCCGCCCGTCGCCGCGACGTCGATCGATAAGAGCCGGAGGACGTCGACGCAGGGCGACAACCGCCCCCGGATGTTGATGAGCCCTCGAAGCAGCCCCCCGACCCGGTGCGGAACCCGATGGATCGGGCGGGACTCGGCGACCTCGACGAGGGTCGACGTCGGGATCGCCAGCCAACTCCGGGCCACGCGAAAGACCAGGAGCGAGGCGACGTCGGAAGACTCCTCGGCCTCGGGCGCGGCCAGGACCGCCGCCCACTCCTCCAGGTAGCCGGGAGGAGGAGGCCGGTCGAACAGGCGACGCGCCTCGTCGGCGAGCGATCGGGAGTCGGCCTGCTGGGCCTGGTCGTCCTCGCCCGGGTCGTGTCCGGTCATGATCCGTTCCCCCGTCGCGCCGCGCGATCGGCTCGTCGTCGGTAGTTCGCGGCGGCGATGCGGTCGCCCCGCGCATCGACCAGACCCGCCAGCGCGAGCAGAGCCTCGACGCGATCACCGTCCAGATAGACCGCGCGACGGTAGCACGCCTCGGCCCGGTCCGCCCGCCCTGCCGCCTGCTCAATCGATCCCAGCAGCACATATGCCGACGGGTCTGACGGGGAGCGTGACACCAGGCGACCGGCCATCGCCAGCGCCGACTCCCACGCCCCCTGGTTCGCCAGCTCGGAGACGCGATCGACGGTCTCCGGCACCATGGACTGTTCCTCGAAGCGGGCGGACAGGGGCCGAATCGAAGAGATCTGAGGCGTCGCGGTCGACCCCGTCAGGGACGATCGGGCGAACCCCGGTGCTGAGCGGGGTCCGGACGTTTCTCCCGCCCCATCAACCCGCTGAGGTGTCCGAGAGGGGGAGGGATTCGTCGCCCCCGGGAGGTCGGCCGATGCGCGGAGGAACGCGAACGCTCCCGGACTCCGCGAAGGCCGGAAGTCTGGGCCGTGCAGCAGTCCCGCCTCGGCATGCCCTACGAAGAGGGTCCCTCCCGGCGTGACGAGCGTCTTGAGGGCCGCGACGGCCCGACGTTTCGCGTCGTCGTGGAAGTAGATCAGGAGATTGCGGCAGAACACCACGTCGTATGTCCCGAGCGCGTCCGGCAGCACGGGGTCGAGCAGGTTTCCCTGTCGCCACTCCACCAGGTCGACCGCGGGCGAGGTGATCCGCCAGTCTGCCCCGGCCCGCTCGAAGTACCGATCCCGGACGGCCGCGTCGATCCCCCGAAAGGAGTGTGCCCGGTAGACCCCAGACCGAGCACGCTCCAGCTCTCGGCGGCTGACGTCGACGGCGACCACCTGGAATCTGTCCGGTGTCAGCCCGGTCTCGAGGAGCGTGATGACTACCGAGTACGGCTCCTCTCCTCCTGCACAAGGCGCGCAAAGGAGCCGAAGCGGAGGGCGCGTCAGAGTGTTTCGCCATCCAGGGGCAATGACCCCGGCGAGGTGCGCGAACGGGAGCTGGTCGCGGAAGAACCAGCTCTCGGGGACCACGACCTCCTCGACCAGCGCCTGCCGCTCGTCCTCAAGGTCCGAAAGCACCTTCGCATAGTCCCCCTCGCCCATTCCGAGCGCCTTGCGTCGCGAGGCCACCGCCTGTGCAATCGGCCCTCGGCCGAGTGAATCGGGGTTCAGCCCGATCCGCTCTCCCAGCACCCGCTCGGCGGCGTCCAGGTCGGGATCGGACGCGGGGCCGCTCATCGCCGTTACTCCATCCCCGCCGCGGTCGCCTCGGCCGGCTCATTCTGCTCGCCATGTATGACCACCTCGACCAAGAGCCGAGACGGGTCGATCAGCTGGACGAGCTGTCCGTCGATCCGGGCGACCGGGCCAAGGTAGCCGACGCGCTGGACCGGCGAGGCCAGGGTCGTCAGGTCGACGGACGAGACCTGCGCGAGCTCGCTCACCCGCTCGGCCGCCAGCCCGATCCGACGACCATCCTGGTAGGCACCGAACAGGATGACCCGCGTGCTGAATCGGCCCTCGCACGTGAGGGCGTCGACCAGCCGGCCGAGGTCGACCACCGGCACGACCTCCCCGCGGTAGTCGAGCAGTCCCACGACCGCCGATGAGGCGTAAGGCAGCCTCCGCAGGGCGACCCGGGGGACGACCTCTTCAACGAGCGACACGTCCACGCCGTAACGCTCTCCACCGGCCTCGAACGTCAAGATCATCATGTTCCTCGGCCTCGTTCCGCTCGATTGTTTGGTCGTCGTCACGCCCGCCCTGCAACCACCGCAACGCCATCGGACCGCCCCCGGGAGGCGTCGTCGCCGCCTGAGGATCCGGCCGCGGCCGTAGGGGACGCGGGCTCCAGCTTGAAGAACGCGATGTCGTCCCTCAAAGCGCTCACCGCCTGGCGGAGCCGCTCGGTCGCATCATTGAACTCGCGGACCGAGGCGGCCGACTGACCGGCACCCTCGCTCAGGTGGACCATTGCCTCGCGAATCTGCTCAGCCCCGAGGGACTGGGCACGCATGCCGTCGGTCACTTGCTCGAACCGAGGGGTCAGGTCGCGGACCGCGTCGATGATCTGGCCGAGGCTGCCGGCAACCCGATTGACCTCCTCGACCCCCTGCCGCACCTGCTCGTGGAACTTATCCATCTCCATGACACCGGACGAGACGCTCTGCTGCATCTCCTTGACCATGCGCTCGATGTCCAGGGTGGCCACGGCGGTCTGGTCGGCCAGGCGACGAATCTCGCGGGCGACCACCAGAAAGCCCCGGCCATATTCGCCGGCCTTCTCGGCCTCGATCGCCGCGTTGATCGAGAGCAGGTTCGTCTGGTCGGCCACCTTGGTGATGGTCGTCACCACGAGGTTGATGTTGTTGGCCCGCTCGCTGATCACGGACAGGCGGGAGCTGATCGAGCCGGTCGACTCGGCCAGGAAGCGCATCGAGCGATCCATGTTGACGAGCGCGTCGTGCCCCTCGGCGGCCATGGCGGCGGTGCCGGAGGCCACGTCGTTGACGTCGTTCATGGTGCCCAGCAGCTCCTGGCTGGTGGCGGTGATCTGCTTCACCGCCGCGGCGGCCTCGTTGGTCGATGCGCCATAGGCCTGCACCGTCTGTTCCTGCTGCCGAGACGCCGCCGAGATCGTCGTCGCGGTGCCGAGCAACTGCACGCTGGACGACTTCATCCGGCCGATCAGCCCGCGAAGGTACTCGGACATCGTGCGGAAGGCGGCCAGGAGCTGCCCCGGCTCGCCGTCGGCGTACTGGTCGACCTGCCCGGTCAGGTCACCCTCGGCGATCCGGCGGGCCACCTCGGCCGCCGCCCGGATGGGACGGGCCAGGCTCCCGGCGACGAGCAAGGCCGCCGTCACCACCCCGACGGCCGTCAGCCCGAGCAGCACGAACATCACCAGCCGTTGGTGTGCGATCAGCGCGAATGCCTCGTCAACATCCTGCTTGACCACCAGGCCCCATCGATAGCTCGGCAGGTACCCCCAGGACGCAACGATCGGCTGGCCCCGGTAGTCGAGCGAGGGGCCATACCCCCGCCGCGCCAGCACGGACTCTTGCAACGGCAAGGCGCGATCCGAGCCCAGCTCCACCCGCTTGTTGACGCTCTGCTCCTCGCCGCTCGGCAGTTGAACCGTGGCCGTCTCGGCGTCCTCCGCCGTGGCGTGCCGGAGCGGCGAGACGATCGTCACCGTCCTGCCCCCCTCGGTCTCGTCGGGCTGGTCGAGCGCCCCGACGAGCACCTCCCCCGTCTCTCCCAACCCCGTGTAATCGGAGAAGACGCGGAAGACCTCGCGGTTGTCCAGTTGCAGGGCGAGCACGCCGATCAGTCGGCCGTCTTCCCTCAGCAGCGGCGTCCCGACGAAAGCCACGGGCTGATCCGTGCCGGGGTAGATCGCAAACGCAGAGAGGTCGGCCATCAAGAGTGTCCGCGTCCGGTCCACGAGTCGAGCGAGAGGCGTGTCGCGAAGCGGCCCAGCTCCCAATTCCGTCCCCGGGTCGGGCGCACCGTCCGAGCGCAGCAATAGTCGGCCGTCGGTCGCGAAGACTAGGACCTCCGGGTAGCCGAGCGTCTCCATCGTGTACGACAACGTTTTTTTGTACTGATCGGATAGCTCGCGGTATTCCGCCGAATCCATCCCCACGAGATCAACGACCTCGGCGAGGCGGATGGTCGCCTCAATGAACGCCGGCGCGTGTGCGAGCGATGTACCGTACCGGACACGGTCTCGGGCGAACTGCTCCAGATCGGCCGCACGGGCCGCCTGGATGACGCCCAGGTTCCGCTCCACCGTTTCGGCGATCGACCGAGATGAGATCCGGTCCAGCAACAGCGTCAACGCCAGGCACGGTACCAGGGCGATCGCCAGGAACCAGAAGGTCAGCCGGCCGGCGATCGATCGCGGGATCAGCCGGGGGAACCGACTGACGATCGCCTCTCTTGAGAACCAGCTCATCCGCCGACCTCCCCCGTCGTCTCGGCCGTCACCGGGTCGGACGTCCCCTCGACCCCTTGCGGCGGCCGTGTCGCCTCGGGGCTCGCCGATGCGTCTGAGACGAACTCAATCGTTCCCGAGGGGTTGCTCCAGCGCTCCCCCCAGCCCGTGTAGAGATCCCGCACCAGGCCCTCCCAGGCCGACCTCGGCCGGAAGATCGGATAGGGGACCGGCCTCAGCGGGCGGTCCGAGCTCCAGATGATTTCGAACTGACCGTCCTCGGTCACCCGGCCGATTCGGGCCACCTTCCACGTGTGCTGCGTCTCCGGATCGATGCTCACCACGCCCTCGGGCGCTTCAAGGCTCTGTTGGCGCAAGGCACGTCGGACGTCCCTCGGGGTGACCCGGTCGGCGTCCTCGACCGCCTGGGCCCACAGTTTCACCCCGTCGTATGCGGCTTCCATGGGGTCGCTCACCAACCGGGCGTTGCCGTACCGCGCCCGGAACTCCGAGACGAACGCCCGGTTCGTCGGTCGGTCGATGCTCTGGAAGTAGTTCCAGGACGCATATTGACCGGCAACCGACTCCAGGTTTCCCATCGCCTCGAGTTCGACCTCTGCAATACTGAACGATACCACGGGAATTGGGCGTCGCCCCCGAGTGGCCTCGGCAAGTGCTTCGAAGAACGGGAGATTGGCGGCACCGTTGATCGTGTTGAAGATCACCTCCGGCTCGGCCGCCACAATGCTGTCGACCAGTTCGTCCATCGCTGTGGCCGCGAGCGGAACATAGGCCTCCCCCACCACCCGGCCCCCCCTGGCTGCGAGCTGGTCACGGATGATCGCGTTCGCCACCCGTGGAAAAATGTAGTCGGACCCAACCAGGTAGCACGTGTTCCCCAGATGCTCAAGACTCCAGGAGACCGCCGGGATGATCTGCTGGTTGGGCGCGGCCCCGAGGTAGACGATGTTCGGCGATTGCTCGCACCCCTCATACTGGACCGGGTAGAAGAGCAGATGGTCGGCTTTCTCGACGATCGGCCGCACCGCCTTCCGGCTGGCTGACGTCCAGCAGCCGAAGATCGCCGAAACCTCCTCGTCCTCGATGAGGCGGGTGACCTCGCGGGCGAAGACAAGCTCGTCCGAAGCGCCGTCGGCGATCACCCAACGGATTGGCCGCCCGAGAACCCCGCCCCGCTCGTTCAGCTGTTCGAACGCCAGCACAGTGGCGTCGATCACCCCGCGCTCGCTCTCGGCCATCGGGCCGGTCCTCGAATGCAGGATCCCAACGACGACCGGTCTCGCTCCCGACCCGATCACCCCCGCCATTGCCAGGCCACCGAGAACCGCTGCCGCCAGCACCAGCAGCAACGCCAGCATCATCGCCCATCGCGTCGCCACTCGAGCCCCTCCGACCAGCCGAGCCTCTCTTGGTCCCCGACCCCCGCAGCCGCGCCAGGACCGCCAAGGAATGAAGTTCGACCTCAATCCTCTTACAAGAGCGTAATTCCACCTTTCCCAAAGTATCACCCGCCACACCCTCTCGCAATTCGCCCCCCGGCGAATGAAAAATCCGGTGGTTGTCATCAAGCGAAGGATCTCGGTTCCTCGGTCGGCGTGGCGACGACTTCTGCGGTCCTCGGGGGCTTACTATCGTCTGGAGGCCGCCGGTGTGCCGAAGCCCGGGCCGTCCGACAAAGGAGGATCGGCGACGGCAGGCCCCCCGGCCGACCGACGCCCGGATCGACACCGCCCGAGAGGAGCCCTTCGCATGATCGCTCGAGCCCGGGGCGTGAGCGCCACCGCCCTGCTCTGCCCGCTCGCGGTCGCCGCCGCGGCGATGACCCAGGAGGCCCCGAGGCCGCCCGAGGCTCGGGTCGTGCCGAAGCGGCTGGAGGCGCACGGGGATGTCCGGATCGACAACTTGGACTTCCCCACGAATGGCGAGCGCGGGGTTCACGGTGATCCGGCACGCTCGAACTCGTTGGGTGACTGATATCCCAAGGGAGGAATGCCTCCGGACTCGGTTATCAAACACTTCGATGGATTCGAACAGAACAGAGTCCGTATGAGGACATCCAATCGCAATGGCGCGAGAAAGAAGTCGAGCCGGCGCCTCTTGATGTGGAGGGGCCGGCTCTATGGAACCTCACGGGACTTTGTCCATGCCTCGCCGTCAACGACGACGCAGCTGGGCCAGCATCACTCGCCGCTCGGCAAACGGTATCTGGCTGGCCCGAGGAATCTCCCGGGGGCCGAATCGCTCGCGCTGCGGGCGAGAGAGCGGATCGGCCCGGAACCTGCCCTGGTCACCGGGCTGGACGACGAAGATGGCGGTCGGCTCGGGGATCGTCACCTGGAAGATCGTTGGGGCCAATGACGTTGGGGGAATGACCGGATCGACGAGGCCGCCAACCAGATAGACGCGATTGAGCCCGCCGCCGAGGGCGAAGCGGTCTCTGTAGCGAGTGTGGTCGCGGTGCGCGAAGGCGATATCCACGCCTCGTCCCGAGACGACGAGTTCCGAGATGCTGTCGTCGCCCGCGTCAAGGAG
Above is a genomic segment from Tautonia marina containing:
- a CDS encoding hybrid sensor histidine kinase/response regulator, whose amino-acid sequence is MSDGGGLDVTLLDLFRQEADVYVDALSKGLMAIEREGSNPAALEPMMRAAHSLKGAARIVGLAAAERVAHALEDVMVAAQRGAITLGQPEVDAGLAAVDWLASCASTSNEELPAWVEAEAGQADRLADVLRLVAEGRSPKPDHSGSTIPGETPGETTAGVPQPNPGTPEAGVVEVSLADLSLLELFRQEADVYVQTLSEGLVALDREGAETTALEPMMRAAHSLKGAARIVGLAAAERVAHALEDVMVAAQRGAITLQSAAVDTCLKAVDVLSECGELDETVFEGWHRSNAARINDLVAALRALAEGREPRPVGPSPSAEPVEPVPVESSAPDEPAGSAPAVPAASLPVGPTSAKAAPAASPEAVVRVAAESLTQLLGLAGEALVEVRLLRPLVDSLMAVRGHHAGLCEALRALQRRDAGDGRAGAGLGRREAMGQASNVADRCLADLDRVMESLERYARRNEQLAERLHHEVIQSRMRPLADGVRGFPRMVRDVARQLGKKVRFEVVGERTGVDRDILDRLEAPLNHLIRNALDHGLESPEDRIASGKPAEGTVRLEGRHQAGMLHLTVSDDGRGLDPERLRAKVVERGLAGAAMAAHLTDAELFEFLFLPGFSTKGQVTELSGRGVGLDVVQSMVQSVGGLLQTTSTLGKGTQFHLRLPITRSVIRALLVRIGGEPYAVPLNRLDRVVVVSPDDLEELEGRPFIRVDDDQPIGLVPAALVLGLSEDSAWSGVEGRSPIVVVADRGQRFGMLVDALIGERDLDIRPLDPRLGKVPDVAGASVLDDGWPVLILDVEDLVRSIDARLHGHRFRLGASDAGPSPSATRPPASKRVLVVDDSITVRELERQLLANHGYEVDTAVDGMDGWNALRQGRYDLIVSDVDMPRLDGIGLVRRVRDDPRLRGLPVVIVSYKDRQEDRLRGLEAGADAYLTKGSFHDETFISTVVDLIGEAVRR
- a CDS encoding chemotaxis protein CheW, which encodes MTGHDPGEDDQAQQADSRSLADEARRLFDRPPPPGYLEEWAAVLAAPEAEESSDVASLLVFRVARSWLAIPTSTLVEVAESRPIHRVPHRVGGLLRGLINIRGRLSPCVDVLRLLSIDVAATGGEPGEGRRVVVAEGARGTGWVAFEADEVAGVHLVPVERLRGLPSTVERAEGHCEATFRWREQTVGVLDPGRFLDAMEAFDR
- a CDS encoding CheR family methyltransferase: MSGPASDPDLDAAERVLGERIGLNPDSLGRGPIAQAVASRRKALGMGEGDYAKVLSDLEDERQALVEEVVVPESWFFRDQLPFAHLAGVIAPGWRNTLTRPPLRLLCAPCAGGEEPYSVVITLLETGLTPDRFQVVAVDVSRRELERARSGVYRAHSFRGIDAAVRDRYFERAGADWRITSPAVDLVEWRQGNLLDPVLPDALGTYDVVFCRNLLIYFHDDAKRRAVAALKTLVTPGGTLFVGHAEAGLLHGPDFRPSRSPGAFAFLRASADLPGATNPSPSRTPQRVDGAGETSGPRSAPGFARSSLTGSTATPQISSIRPLSARFEEQSMVPETVDRVSELANQGAWESALAMAGRLVSRSPSDPSAYVLLGSIEQAAGRADRAEACYRRAVYLDGDRVEALLALAGLVDARGDRIAAANYRRRADRAARRGNGS
- a CDS encoding chemotaxis protein CheW, translating into MMILTFEAGGERYGVDVSLVEEVVPRVALRRLPYASSAVVGLLDYRGEVVPVVDLGRLVDALTCEGRFSTRVILFGAYQDGRRIGLAAERVSELAQVSSVDLTTLASPVQRVGYLGPVARIDGQLVQLIDPSRLLVEVVIHGEQNEPAEATAAGME
- a CDS encoding methyl-accepting chemotaxis protein, whose translation is MSWFSREAIVSRFPRLIPRSIAGRLTFWFLAIALVPCLALTLLLDRISSRSIAETVERNLGVIQAARAADLEQFARDRVRYGTSLAHAPAFIEATIRLAEVVDLVGMDSAEYRELSDQYKKTLSYTMETLGYPEVLVFATDGRLLLRSDGAPDPGTELGAGPLRDTPLARLVDRTRTLLMADLSAFAIYPGTDQPVAFVGTPLLREDGRLIGVLALQLDNREVFRVFSDYTGLGETGEVLVGALDQPDETEGGRTVTIVSPLRHATAEDAETATVQLPSGEEQSVNKRVELGSDRALPLQESVLARRGYGPSLDYRGQPIVASWGYLPSYRWGLVVKQDVDEAFALIAHQRLVMFVLLGLTAVGVVTAALLVAGSLARPIRAAAEVARRIAEGDLTGQVDQYADGEPGQLLAAFRTMSEYLRGLIGRMKSSSVQLLGTATTISAASRQQEQTVQAYGASTNEAAAAVKQITATSQELLGTMNDVNDVASGTAAMAAEGHDALVNMDRSMRFLAESTGSISSRLSVISERANNINLVVTTITKVADQTNLLSINAAIEAEKAGEYGRGFLVVAREIRRLADQTAVATLDIERMVKEMQQSVSSGVMEMDKFHEQVRQGVEEVNRVAGSLGQIIDAVRDLTPRFEQVTDGMRAQSLGAEQIREAMVHLSEGAGQSAASVREFNDATERLRQAVSALRDDIAFFKLEPASPTAAAGSSGGDDASRGRSDGVAVVAGRA
- a CDS encoding urea ABC transporter substrate-binding protein; this encodes MATRWAMMLALLLVLAAAVLGGLAMAGVIGSGARPVVVGILHSRTGPMAESERGVIDATVLAFEQLNERGGVLGRPIRWVIADGASDELVFAREVTRLIEDEEVSAIFGCWTSASRKAVRPIVEKADHLLFYPVQYEGCEQSPNIVYLGAAPNQQIIPAVSWSLEHLGNTCYLVGSDYIFPRVANAIIRDQLAARGGRVVGEAYVPLAATAMDELVDSIVAAEPEVIFNTINGAANLPFFEALAEATRGRRPIPVVSFSIAEVELEAMGNLESVAGQYASWNYFQSIDRPTNRAFVSEFRARYGNARLVSDPMEAAYDGVKLWAQAVEDADRVTPRDVRRALRQQSLEAPEGVVSIDPETQHTWKVARIGRVTEDGQFEIIWSSDRPLRPVPYPIFRPRSAWEGLVRDLYTGWGERWSNPSGTIEFVSDASASPEATRPPQGVEGTSDPVTAETTGEVGG